Proteins encoded within one genomic window of Rhododendron vialii isolate Sample 1 chromosome 1a, ASM3025357v1:
- the LOC131306788 gene encoding protein At-4/1, with amino-acid sequence MAATSDEEMDLLLSSFDQIYNDVKSGIAQMQMLQSNCNAEVRNREALQLTANSLKLDNQRLAKLYTGLLNKLADQLERRTSCQSLKEELETVRDDHRRKENEYRNAMELLQQDYAGKIEDLENQIRGFQVQKTADDGTIKQLHEDVVVHKTHSESLSNRLKRVHFDVETQYHHEIQDLKDCLMIEQEEKNELNKKLQNLEKELLISRTKLAEHHRDTTSNRHVETLKQKIMKLRKENEVLKRQVHGLKEG; translated from the exons atggcGGCAACAAGCGACGAGGAAATGGATTTGCTGCTTTCCTCTTTCGATCAGATATACAAT GACGTAAAGAGTGGAATTGCACAGATGCAAATGCTGCAATCAAACTGTAATGCCGAAGTCAGGAATCGAGAAGCGCTTCAACTCACTGCAAACAGCCTTAAATTAG ATAACCAGAGGCTGGCAAAGTTATATACGGGATTGCTTAACAAATTGGCTGATCAG CTTGAACGACGTACCAGTTGCCAGAGCTTGAAAGAAGAACTGGAGACAGTTAGAGATGATCATCGTAGGAAAGAAAAT GAATACAGGAATGCCATGGAATTGCTTCAACAAGATTACGCAGGAAAGATTGAAGATTTGGAGAATCAGATCAG AGGCTTTCAAGTTCAGAAGACAGCAGATGATGGAACTATCAAACAACTGCATGAAGATGTGGTTGTGCATAAAACCCATTCAGAATCTCTAAGTAACAGGTTGAAACGAGTTCATTTTGATGTGGAAACCCAAT ATCATCACGAGATTCAGGATTTGAAGGATTGCCTTATGATTGAACAGGAAGAGAAGAATGAACTAAACAAGAAGCTCcagaatttggaaaaagaaT TGCTAATTAGCAGAACAAAGCTAGCCGAGCATCACCGAGATACCACCTCAAATCGACATGTTGAGACACTGAAGCAGAAAATCATGAAACTGAGAAAGGAGAATGAGGTCCTCAAAAGACAGGTACATGGTTTGAAAGAGGGCTAA